Proteins from a genomic interval of Tolypothrix sp. NIES-4075:
- the mgtE gene encoding magnesium transporter yields the protein MLIHDVRNSLVDVDVADLNQLKSDLNHSQPVDVGEYIAQLPKKQRAIAFRLLNKSQAIDVFEYLPLDVQEELINSLHDVQVAQIVEAMSPDERAELFDELPAKVIKRLLQELSPEERQATATILGYPEGTAGRLMTTEYVRLRQGLTVGEALSKIRRQDEDKETIYYAYVTDDNRTLVSVVSLRQLLFTFPDVYIREISSDRVIKVRTETPQEEVAQVMKRYDLIAIPVVDREERLVGIVTIDDVIDILEEEATEDFQKLAGASGDEAAFSSPLVTICKRLPWLLGIMLLYIGASSAIAPFQSTISMVPVLAVIMPLFSNTGGTVGIQALTVTIRSLGVGEVTPKDTLKILRKELLAGLGTALVLATTMMLLSLIWARPQERWVALIAGMVMASNTIVAVALGTLLPMALKRLKLDPALISGPLVTTMLDTIGFLTFLSLISVALNVLHLPK from the coding sequence ATGCTTATACACGATGTTCGCAATTCACTTGTTGACGTTGATGTTGCTGACTTAAACCAGTTGAAATCGGATTTGAATCATTCACAGCCGGTTGATGTCGGGGAATATATTGCACAATTACCGAAAAAACAGCGAGCGATCGCATTCCGCTTACTCAACAAATCTCAGGCAATTGATGTATTTGAATACTTACCCTTAGATGTACAAGAAGAACTGATAAATTCGCTTCATGATGTGCAAGTAGCGCAAATTGTCGAAGCGATGAGTCCGGATGAACGGGCAGAATTATTTGACGAATTGCCGGCGAAAGTAATTAAACGGCTTTTACAGGAACTTAGTCCAGAAGAACGACAAGCTACAGCCACAATTCTCGGCTATCCAGAAGGTACCGCTGGACGGTTGATGACAACAGAATATGTGCGGTTGCGTCAAGGTTTGACTGTAGGAGAAGCCTTGAGTAAGATTCGGCGTCAAGACGAAGATAAAGAAACGATTTATTATGCTTACGTCACAGACGATAACCGCACCTTAGTTAGTGTTGTTTCTTTGCGTCAATTGCTGTTTACTTTTCCCGATGTTTATATTCGGGAAATTTCTAGCGATCGCGTCATCAAAGTCAGAACGGAAACTCCCCAAGAAGAAGTCGCACAAGTGATGAAGCGCTACGATTTAATCGCTATACCCGTAGTAGATAGGGAAGAGCGATTAGTCGGCATTGTCACGATTGATGATGTAATTGATATTTTAGAAGAAGAAGCTACAGAAGACTTTCAAAAATTAGCCGGTGCGAGTGGTGATGAAGCTGCTTTCTCGTCTCCTTTGGTTACCATTTGCAAGCGCTTACCGTGGCTATTGGGAATTATGCTGTTATATATCGGTGCATCGAGTGCGATCGCCCCGTTTCAATCTACAATATCAATGGTGCCAGTGCTTGCCGTAATTATGCCGCTATTCTCCAACACTGGTGGTACTGTAGGAATTCAAGCATTAACCGTAACAATTCGCAGCTTGGGTGTAGGTGAAGTCACACCAAAAGACACCTTAAAAATTCTCCGCAAAGAGCTTTTAGCAGGCTTAGGTACGGCTTTAGTTCTGGCTACAACTATGATGCTACTTTCTTTAATTTGGGCACGTCCTCAAGAGCGATGGGTAGCGCTAATTGCCGGAATGGTAATGGCAAGCAATACAATTGTTGCTGTCGCTTTGGGAACTTTGTTACCAATGGCTTTGAAACGGTTGAAGCTCGATCCAGCCTTAATCAGCGGTCCATTAGTAACAACAATGCTCGATACAATCGGCTTTTTAACTTTCCTATCGCTGATTTCCGTGGCTTTAAATGTTTTGCATTTACCAAAATAA
- a CDS encoding glycoside hydrolase family 15 protein, with product MKTITQLLSRLDYYYEQIKTIILVRQNAISGLLPASTAITAHGDYTDAWVRDNVYSILAVWGLGLAYRKVDEDNGRTYELEHSVVKLMRGLLFAMMRQSQKVEQFKHTQSPLDALHAKYNTATGDIVVGDDEWGHLQLDATSIFILMLAQMTASGLQIIFTIDEVNFVQNLVYYIGRAYRTPDYGIWERGNKINRGSAELNASSIGMAKAALEAINGVDLFGVRGSQASVIHALPDEIARARITLESLLPRESGSKEIDAALLSVISFPAFAVEDVELRDRTLNDIINKLEGKYGCKRFLRDGHQTVLEDSHRLHYEPWELKQFEHIECEWPLFFTYLLLDGLFRGDKEQVNKYQASLEGLLFKRDDLLLLPELYYVPEENVEAERLTPQSQPRLPNENIPLVWAQSLYFLGEMLSEGLLAVGDIDPLGRHLCIGKERQALVQIALLAEDEELQAKLEVFGIETQTPAQVEPIQVREAVDLITIYKQIGRCDKLGLTGRPPRSPRSLTTSRIFRFGNETVVFLPSFLDSEQFYLTLDYHFLVDQLRSELGYIQKYWGDLGRPTLTLMLTHTMLETGSEALLELMQELKDGVCQGVRVKLGRLNQLMLTASIERIDLIQQEEFFLSPVKNAGMRCCYLAYNSEKNWHLGHTQEFQVECQTNLGLLLSSLRSSENLYEQIELLQTLTRLQGLEFDTGFGGPGRTVTVADLLDEVYTRAGDLGIWGIVRRVAGLQKMTYIALSDVVTSILVRGKQIAVGKAYSEASLITVPLSHNEIVEKINHFCREDISDRVLTQEILIYLSLLIKSEPELFKGLLTLRVGYYILLLVSEIAGELHLTQDEAYEKLMELSPFEVKMRLKKVLTEYAGMSKLLRKQESLHIKQKEADIDWVLQPAVEAEIEVPAGGWRRFREAEGATGRVPKDFFQQVWLVMHHCKGLVIGDKLERRNRLDSEVMISEMTAGEKNFALLVEHLLNKIEAPEYRQLNIEALMELAAIASNNPDLQIEEYIVLDVLIGHAVRVAWLDGHKERGDRYDEDKGSAWRSFYNTSPRECASYIVKAFRFLTEFAEVEETAA from the coding sequence ATGAAAACAATTACTCAATTGCTATCTCGTCTTGATTATTACTATGAGCAAATCAAGACAATTATCCTTGTGCGTCAAAATGCAATTAGTGGTTTGCTTCCAGCGAGTACGGCAATAACCGCTCACGGGGATTATACTGATGCATGGGTGCGAGATAATGTATACAGTATTCTCGCAGTTTGGGGTTTAGGATTAGCTTACCGCAAAGTAGATGAAGACAACGGACGCACCTATGAGTTAGAACACAGCGTTGTCAAACTGATGCGGGGGTTGTTGTTCGCCATGATGCGACAATCACAGAAAGTAGAGCAATTTAAACACACTCAGTCGCCATTGGATGCGTTACACGCAAAATATAATACCGCAACAGGAGATATTGTTGTCGGCGATGACGAATGGGGACATTTACAACTTGATGCTACATCAATATTTATCCTGATGTTAGCACAAATGACCGCTTCGGGATTGCAGATTATTTTTACGATTGATGAAGTGAATTTCGTCCAAAATTTAGTTTACTATATAGGACGAGCTTACCGCACTCCAGATTATGGCATTTGGGAACGTGGCAACAAAATTAATCGTGGAAGCGCGGAATTAAATGCTAGTTCTATCGGCATGGCAAAAGCGGCTTTAGAAGCGATTAATGGAGTGGATTTATTTGGTGTGCGTGGTAGTCAAGCATCGGTAATTCATGCGTTGCCCGATGAAATTGCTCGCGCTCGAATTACGTTAGAATCATTGTTGCCGAGAGAATCAGGCTCAAAAGAAATTGACGCAGCACTGTTGAGTGTAATTAGCTTTCCTGCCTTTGCAGTGGAAGATGTGGAGTTACGCGATCGCACTCTTAATGATATCATCAATAAACTTGAAGGAAAATACGGTTGCAAACGCTTTTTACGCGATGGACACCAAACCGTATTAGAAGACTCTCATCGCTTACATTACGAACCTTGGGAACTCAAGCAATTTGAGCATATTGAGTGTGAATGGCCCTTATTTTTCACTTATTTACTTTTAGATGGATTATTTCGCGGCGATAAAGAACAAGTTAACAAATATCAAGCAAGTTTAGAAGGATTACTTTTTAAACGTGATGATTTGCTGTTATTACCAGAACTTTATTATGTACCCGAAGAGAATGTAGAAGCTGAAAGATTAACACCCCAAAGTCAGCCACGCTTACCTAACGAAAATATTCCTCTAGTTTGGGCGCAAAGTTTATATTTTCTTGGTGAAATGTTAAGTGAAGGCTTATTAGCCGTTGGTGATATTGACCCCTTGGGAAGACATTTATGTATAGGAAAAGAACGTCAAGCTTTAGTACAAATAGCTTTGCTAGCAGAAGATGAAGAATTACAGGCAAAGCTAGAAGTTTTCGGAATTGAAACACAAACACCCGCACAAGTAGAACCGATTCAAGTTAGAGAAGCTGTAGATTTAATCACCATTTATAAGCAAATTGGACGCTGTGATAAACTAGGTTTAACTGGACGTCCACCACGCAGTCCGCGCAGTTTGACAACATCAAGAATTTTCCGTTTTGGAAACGAGACAGTTGTATTTTTGCCTTCATTTTTAGATTCGGAACAATTCTACTTAACTCTCGATTATCATTTTTTGGTAGATCAACTTAGAAGCGAACTTGGTTACATACAAAAATATTGGGGTGATTTAGGACGTCCGACTTTAACTTTAATGTTGACTCACACCATGTTGGAAACAGGTTCAGAAGCTTTGCTAGAACTGATGCAAGAATTGAAAGATGGTGTTTGTCAAGGTGTGCGCGTCAAATTAGGACGACTAAATCAGTTGATGTTGACAGCATCTATAGAAAGAATTGATTTGATACAGCAAGAGGAATTTTTCCTTTCCCCTGTGAAAAATGCAGGGATGCGTTGTTGTTATTTAGCTTATAATTCTGAGAAAAACTGGCATTTAGGACATACGCAAGAATTTCAAGTGGAGTGTCAAACTAACTTGGGATTGTTACTTTCATCGTTGCGCTCATCGGAAAATCTTTACGAGCAAATAGAGTTATTGCAGACTTTAACTCGTTTGCAAGGATTGGAATTTGACACCGGCTTTGGTGGACCTGGGCGTACTGTCACCGTAGCAGATTTACTTGACGAAGTATACACCAGAGCCGGAGACCTGGGAATTTGGGGGATAGTGCGTCGCGTTGCGGGTTTGCAGAAGATGACGTATATTGCGCTGTCAGACGTGGTAACGAGTATTTTGGTTAGGGGTAAGCAAATCGCTGTTGGTAAGGCTTATAGCGAAGCCTCACTGATAACCGTGCCATTATCTCACAATGAAATAGTCGAGAAAATAAATCACTTCTGTCGTGAGGATATAAGCGATCGCGTTCTCACTCAAGAAATTCTCATATATCTGAGTTTGTTAATCAAATCAGAACCCGAACTATTTAAAGGACTGCTGACATTAAGAGTCGGGTATTACATTTTGTTGCTAGTGAGTGAAATTGCTGGGGAATTACATCTTACTCAAGACGAAGCTTATGAAAAATTGATGGAACTTTCACCTTTTGAAGTGAAAATGCGATTGAAGAAGGTATTGACAGAATACGCCGGCATGAGTAAGTTATTACGCAAACAAGAATCATTGCACATCAAACAAAAAGAAGCTGATATTGATTGGGTATTACAACCCGCAGTAGAAGCAGAAATAGAAGTACCAGCGGGTGGTTGGCGCCGATTTCGCGAAGCTGAGGGAGCAACCGGACGTGTCCCCAAAGACTTTTTTCAACAAGTTTGGTTGGTAATGCATCATTGTAAAGGCTTGGTAATTGGCGATAAATTAGAGCGTCGCAACCGTTTGGATAGTGAAGTAATGATATCCGAAATGACGGCTGGTGAAAAAAACTTTGCTTTGCTAGTCGAGCATTTGTTAAATAAGATTGAGGCTCCAGAATACCGACAACTTAATATTGAAGCATTAATGGAATTAGCGGCGATCGCTTCTAACAACCCGGATTTACAAATTGAAGAATACATCGTGTTGGATGTATTAATTGGTCATGCGGTGCGAGTCGCTTGGTTGGATGGACATAAAGAAAGAGGCGATCGTTATGATGAAGATAAAGGAAGTGCGTGGAGGTCTTTTTACAATACCTCTCCCAGAGAATGCGCTAGTTATATTGTTAAGGCATTCCGCTTCTTAACTGAATTTGCTGAAGTTGAAGAAACAGCAGCTTGA
- a CDS encoding acetyl ornithine aminotransferase family protein produces the protein MLSIPVNLGLPRAPRLITSLPGPCAEAIVKRDRAVTSPSYTRDYPLVVARGEGCMLEDVDGNIFLDMTAGIAVTATGHAHPEVVAAIQAQAANLIHMSGTDFYYEPMVELAEKLACRAPFPNGARVFFSNSGAESNEGAIKLARYYTKRSSIVAFLGAFHGRTYGAMSLTASKTVQRANFGALLPGVTHIPYGTHASVDYLEKELFSNILPPNEVASIVVEAIQGEGGYIVPEDGFLQRIRDICDRYGILMIVDEVQSGMGRTGRMFAIEHWGVMPDIITTAKGIASGLPLGAILSRPEIMTWQPGSHATTFGGNPVACAAGIVTLQLLENGLMENAVNMGELLQAGLMRLHERFPRMSLPRGKGLMVAVDLLDEEQSLDRELRDRILQEAFLRGLLLLGCGKAAIRFCPPLVIDSEQIKIALDIISDVLVEIL, from the coding sequence ATGTTAAGTATCCCCGTTAATCTGGGTTTACCTCGCGCACCTCGTTTGATAACATCTTTACCTGGACCTTGTGCTGAAGCGATTGTCAAACGCGATCGCGCTGTAACTTCTCCTTCTTACACTCGCGACTATCCGTTAGTTGTGGCGAGGGGTGAAGGTTGTATGCTCGAAGATGTCGATGGTAATATCTTTCTAGATATGACTGCGGGAATTGCTGTCACCGCTACCGGACACGCACACCCGGAAGTTGTCGCCGCAATTCAAGCACAAGCTGCTAATTTAATACACATGTCAGGGACTGATTTCTACTACGAGCCGATGGTAGAATTAGCAGAGAAGTTAGCTTGCCGCGCTCCTTTTCCAAATGGTGCAAGAGTGTTTTTTAGCAACTCTGGGGCAGAATCGAACGAAGGAGCAATCAAACTCGCTCGATATTACACCAAACGTTCTTCAATCGTGGCATTTTTGGGAGCATTTCACGGACGAACTTATGGAGCGATGTCTTTAACTGCTTCTAAAACTGTGCAAAGAGCAAACTTTGGTGCTTTGCTTCCGGGAGTAACACACATTCCTTATGGTACTCACGCCAGTGTGGATTATTTAGAGAAAGAATTATTTTCAAATATATTACCACCAAATGAGGTGGCGTCAATAGTAGTTGAAGCAATTCAAGGTGAAGGCGGTTACATTGTACCTGAAGATGGATTTTTGCAGAGAATTCGCGATATATGCGATCGCTACGGCATTCTGATGATAGTCGATGAAGTGCAATCGGGGATGGGACGCACCGGTCGCATGTTTGCCATTGAGCATTGGGGTGTAATGCCGGATATCATAACTACAGCAAAAGGTATCGCTAGCGGTTTACCTTTGGGTGCAATTCTCTCACGTCCGGAAATTATGACTTGGCAACCTGGTTCTCACGCTACCACATTTGGAGGCAATCCGGTTGCTTGTGCGGCAGGAATTGTCACTTTGCAATTGCTGGAAAACGGTTTGATGGAAAACGCCGTTAATATGGGAGAATTATTGCAAGCTGGTTTAATGCGGTTGCATGAAAGATTTCCGAGAATGTCTTTACCACGGGGTAAAGGTTTGATGGTAGCGGTGGATTTATTAGATGAAGAGCAAAGTTTGGATAGAGAATTGCGCGATCGCATTCTTCAAGAAGCTTTCTTACGTGGTTTATTATTACTTGGTTGCGGTAAAGCTGCGATTAGATTTTGTCCGCCTTTAGTTATCGATAGCGAACAAATTAAAATAGCTTTAGATATTATATCTGATGTATTAGTTGAAATCCTTTAA
- a CDS encoding DUF1338 domain-containing protein translates to MTPEITRNLWELLWQEYSARVSYARTYQEMITAAGGSIANDHIAFRSLRTTVNGPHGKINLGIDYLGQLALSLGYEAVGEYTFSETHLYARHYRHPQQEELDLPKLFISELVVDELPEAIAQLIHQTVAGDNLLNYSAIINTFGNDTQRLAKQLQKIFTRPWQPPKRSIVEKVNAVTQYGAWVLLHGYAVNHFTGYVNRQNTPEYPDIDATARGLAKLGVPMKAKIEGDIATGLRQTATEAVTEVIPILDDVTNAEIQIPWTYAYYEIAQRYMVEVELGKQELFDAFLGKNAQQLFEMTRLQQIASS, encoded by the coding sequence ATGACACCTGAAATTACCCGCAACCTTTGGGAATTGCTTTGGCAAGAATACAGCGCTAGAGTCAGTTATGCCCGCACATACCAAGAAATGATAACTGCCGCTGGTGGTAGTATTGCTAATGACCATATTGCTTTTCGGTCTTTGCGTACAACTGTCAATGGTCCGCACGGTAAAATTAACTTGGGGATTGACTACTTGGGGCAACTAGCTTTATCTTTAGGTTATGAAGCTGTGGGGGAGTACACTTTTAGTGAAACTCATCTTTATGCGCGTCACTATCGCCATCCACAGCAAGAAGAATTAGACTTACCCAAGTTGTTTATTAGCGAGTTGGTTGTGGATGAATTGCCAGAAGCGATCGCTCAACTCATCCATCAAACAGTAGCGGGTGACAATTTACTTAATTACTCAGCAATTATTAACACATTTGGCAATGATACACAACGCCTAGCCAAACAACTGCAAAAAATCTTTACCCGTCCTTGGCAACCTCCCAAACGTTCTATTGTGGAAAAAGTGAACGCTGTTACGCAATATGGAGCTTGGGTATTATTACACGGTTACGCTGTTAATCATTTTACAGGATATGTTAACCGCCAAAATACGCCAGAATACCCAGATATAGATGCTACCGCTCGTGGTTTGGCTAAATTGGGCGTACCAATGAAAGCTAAGATTGAAGGGGATATTGCCACCGGTCTACGTCAAACAGCTACAGAAGCAGTTACGGAAGTAATTCCTATATTAGATGATGTAACCAACGCAGAAATTCAAATCCCTTGGACTTACGCTTATTATGAAATTGCCCAGCGTTACATGGTAGAAGTAGAATTAGGTAAGCAAGAGCTTTTTGACGCTTTTTTAGGAAAGAATGCCCAACAATTGTTTGAAATGACTAGATTACAGCAGATAGCAAGTTCATGA
- a CDS encoding SDR family oxidoreductase — protein sequence MRFLDKIVWITGASSGIGEALAYQFAKEGAKLVISSRREKELQRVKENIITECLIISLDITDNLSIENAVYIAIKHYGKIDVLINNAGISQRALALDTQEVVDRKIMEVNYFGTINLTKKVLPHMIKNGGGQIAVVTSLVGKFGFPLRSAYAASKHALHGFFETLQIELKTNHIYITIICPGRIKTNISLNALNQDGSVYGKMDEGQDKGMSADNCADKIVTCIYKKQREVYIGGFDILMVYIKRYFPSLFDVIVSKIKPT from the coding sequence ATGCGTTTTTTAGATAAAATTGTTTGGATAACTGGAGCATCATCTGGTATAGGTGAAGCTTTAGCTTACCAGTTTGCGAAAGAAGGTGCAAAGCTGGTCATTTCCTCCCGCAGAGAAAAAGAATTACAACGAGTAAAGGAAAATATAATCACCGAATGTTTAATTATTTCTCTTGATATTACAGATAATTTATCTATAGAGAATGCGGTATATATTGCAATAAAACATTATGGCAAAATTGATGTCTTGATAAATAATGCAGGTATCAGTCAACGTGCCTTAGCTCTTGATACGCAAGAAGTAGTTGATAGAAAAATTATGGAAGTCAATTATTTCGGCACTATCAATTTGACTAAAAAAGTTCTACCGCACATGATAAAAAATGGTGGTGGACAAATCGCAGTAGTTACTAGCTTAGTAGGGAAATTTGGTTTTCCGTTACGTTCCGCATATGCAGCATCAAAACACGCATTGCATGGTTTTTTTGAAACATTGCAAATCGAATTAAAAACAAATCATATTTATATAACTATTATTTGTCCAGGACGAATCAAAACAAATATTTCCCTTAATGCCTTAAATCAAGATGGTAGCGTCTATGGAAAAATGGACGAAGGACAAGATAAAGGAATGAGTGCCGATAATTGTGCTGACAAAATAGTAACGTGTATTTATAAAAAACAGCGCGAAGTATATATCGGTGGTTTTGATATTTTGATGGTCTATATCAAAAGATATTTTCCATCATTGTTTGATGTGATAGTTAGCAAAATCAAACCAACTTAA